One genomic region from Equus caballus isolate H_3958 breed thoroughbred chromosome 4, TB-T2T, whole genome shotgun sequence encodes:
- the PRSS2 gene encoding trypsin-2, which translates to MNPLVVLAFVGAAVAFPVDDDDKIVGGYTCEENSIPYQVSLNSGYHFCGGSLINAQWVVSAAHCYKSRIQVRLGEYNIEVVEGTEQFINAAKIIRHPKYNSWTLDNDILLIKLASPAVINARVSSISLPRASAPAGTLCLISGWGNTLSSGSNYPDLLQCLEAPLLSQAECEASYPGEITKNMVCAGFLEGGKDSCQGDSGGPVVCNGQLQGIVSWGYGCAQKNRPGVYTKVSNYVDWIQQTIAANS; encoded by the exons ATGAATCCACTTGTGGTTCTTGCCTTTGTGGGAGCTGCTG TTGCTTTCCCCGTTGACGATGATGACAAGATCGTCGGGGGCTACACCTGTGAGGAGAATTCCATCCCCTACCAGGTGTCCCTGAACTCTGGCTACCACTTCTGTGGTGGCTCCCTCATCAATGCCCAGTGGGTGGTGTCCGCGGCTCACTGCTACAAATC CCGCATCCAGGTGAGACTAGGAGAGTACAACATCGAAGTCGTGGAAGGGACCGAACAGTTCATCAACGCGGCCAAGATCATCCGCCACCCCAAGTACAACAGCTGGACCCTGGACAATGACATCTTGCTGATTAAGCTCGCCTCGCCTGCAGTCATCAATGCCCGGGTGTCCTCCATCTCCCTGCCCAGGGCCAGTGCTCCTGCTGGAACCCTGTGCCTCATCTCTGGCTGGGGCAACACCCTGAGCTCTGGCA GCAACTACCCAGACCTGCTGCAGTGCCTGGAAGCCCCGCTGCTGAGTCAGGCTGAGTGCGAGGCCTCCTACCCCGGGGAGATCACCAAGAACATGGTCTGTGCCGGCTTcctggagggaggcaaggactcCTGCCAG ggtGACTCTGGGGGCCCTGTGGTCTGCAATGGACAGCTCCAGGGAATTGTCTCCTGGGGCTATGGCTGTGCCCAGAAGAACAGGCCTGGAGTCTACACCAAGGTGTCCAACTACGTGGACTGGATTCAGCAGACCATCGCTGCCAACAGCTAA